In a single window of the Falco rusticolus isolate bFalRus1 chromosome 13, bFalRus1.pri, whole genome shotgun sequence genome:
- the IWS1 gene encoding protein IWS1 homolog isoform X3 has protein sequence MEGEYYGGDQSDDGGATPVQDERDSGSDVEDEGNEQHSGSENGSVGHHSENEHSDGEDDGQMGEPHMTDSENEDIPRQKDSDSDNEEPPNHNVSDSDNEAAHGGKDSDSDTEDRPNRHLSDSENEDALNHRASDSENGEPHRDHSSDFENEESHKQPASDSESEELHKQPASDSESEELHKQPASDSESEDISRHKQEIESEDSDGEERKEEVQNDSHHSDNEHVREGFQGSDSEEEAPKRRKISDSDEEEKEEEKTVKRKTAILSDSEDDSEKTPAKKVRILSDVEESDSDAASVKSDKRKKSIVSDSEEEEEEERKENAGKKKEEKDLFGSDSESGNEQENLIADIFGESGDEEEEEFTGFNQEDLEEEKGDVDMKETADDSDSDDNIKRGKHMDFMSDFDMMLQRKKSMSGKRRRNRDGGTFISDADDVVSAMIVKMNEAAEEDRQLNTQKKPALKKLTLLPTVVMHLKKQDLKETFIDSGVMSAIKEWLSPLPDRSLPALKIREELLKILQELPSVSQETLKHSGIGRAVMYLYKHPKESRPNKDMAGKLINEWSRPIFGLTSNYKGMTREEREQRDLEQMPQRRRLSSSGGQTPRRDLEKVLTGEEKALRPGDPGFCARARVPMPSNKDYVVRPKWNVEMESSRFQGTSKKGVSRLDKQMRKFTDIRKKSRSAHAVKISIEGNKMPL, from the exons ATGGAGGGCGAGTACTACGGCGGGGACCAGTCAG ATGATGGTGGAGCTACTCCAGTGCAAGATGAACGAGATTCAGGATCTGATGTTGAAGATGAAGGAAACGAACAGCACTCTGGGTCTGAGAATGGAAGTGTAGGGCACCATTCAGAG aatgAACACAGTGATGGAGAAGATGACGGGCAAATGGGAGAGCCTCATATGACAgactctgaaaatgaagatatcCCAAGGCAAAAAGACAGTGACTCAGATAACGAGGAGCCTCCAAATCACAATGTAAGTGATTCGGACAATGAAGCAGCTCATGGAGGCAAAGACAGTGATTCTGATACTGAGGACCGACCAAATCGGCATTTAAGTgactctgaaaatgaagatgccTTAAATCATCGAGCAAGTGACTCTGAAAATGGAGAACCTCACAGGGATCACAGTagtgattttgaaaatgaagaatcGCACAAGCAGCCAGCCAGCGACTCGGAGAGCGAG GAGCTCCACAAGCAGCCAGCCAGCGACTCGGAGAGCGAGGAGCTCCACAAGCAGCCAGCCAGCGACTCGGAGAGCGAGGACATTTCCAGACACAAACAAGAAATAGAGTCTGAGGATagtgatggggaggagaggaaggaggaggtgcAGAATGATTCTCATCATTCAGATAATGAACATGTAAGGGAAGGTTTTCAGGGCTCTGACAGTGAAGAGGAAGCTCCTAAGAGACGAAAAATATCAGATAGtgatgaagaagagaaagaggaggagaagacagtgaagaggaaaacagcTATCCTTTCTGACAGTGAGGATGACAGTGAGAAAACAC CTGCAAAAAAAGTACGAATCCTTTCTGATGTTGAAGAATCAGATAGTGATGCTGCTTCAGTGAAATctgacaaaaggaagaaaagtattGTATCAGAtagtgaggaagaagaagaagaggaaagaaaagagaatgctgggaagaaaaaagaagagaaagatcTGTTTGGCAGTGACAGTGAATCTGGGAATGAGCAAGA GAACCTGATTGCAGATATATTTGGAGAATCTGGtgatgaggaagaagaggaatttACA GGTTTTAACCAGGAAGAtctggaggaagagaagggggaTGTAGACATGAAGGAGACAGCAGATGACTCGGACTCTGATGATAACATCAAAAGAGGGAAGCA TATGGACTTCATGTCAGATTTTGACATGATGCTGCAACGAAAGAAGAGTATGAGTGGCAAGCGTAGACGAAACCGTGATGGTGGAACTTTTATTAGCGATGCAGATGATGTGGTCAGTGCTATGATTGTGAAGATGAATGAAGCTGCTGAG GAGGATCGACAGCTGAATACACAAAAGAAACCAGCACTAAAGAAATTAACTTTGTTACCAACTGTAGTTATGCATCTTAAAAA GCAGGACCTCAAAGAAACTTTCATCGATAGTGGTGTTATGTCTGCCATCAAAGAGTggctttctcctcttccagacCGAAGTCTGCCAGCACTAAAGATACGAGAGGAACTTCTGAAGATCCTGCAAGAG TTGCCCAGTGTGAGCCAGGAGACGCTGAAGCACAGTGGCATTGGGCGAGCTGTGATGTACCTCTACAAACACCCCAAAGAGTCGAGACCTAACAAGGATATGGCAGGGAAGCTAATCA atgaaTGGTCTCGACCAATCTTTGGCCTTACCTCAAACTACAAAGGCATGACAAGAGAAGAGAGGGAACAGAGAGATTTGGAACAGATGCCTCAGCGAAGGAGACTGAGCAG ctctGGCGGTCAGACTCCCCGCAGGGACCTGGAGAAAGTGTTAACTGGAGAGGAAAA GGCTCTTAGACCTGGAGACCCCGGGTTCTGTGCCCGTGCGAGGGTGCCGATGCCCTCCAACAAGGACTATGTGGTCAGGCCAAAGTGGAATGTGGAGATGGAGTCCTCCAGG ttccagGGGACCTCTAAGAAAGGCGTGAGTCGACTGGACAAACAGATGCGGAAGTTCAcagatatcaggaaaaaaagcagatcgGCCCACGCAGTGAAAATCAGCATTGAGGGCAATAAGATGCCATTGTGA
- the IWS1 gene encoding protein IWS1 homolog isoform X1, whose product MEGEYYGGDQSDDGGATPVQDERDSGSDVEDEGNEQHSGSENGSVGHHSENEHSDGEDDGQMGEPHMTDSENEDIPRQKDSDSDNEEPPNHNVSDSDNEAAHGGKDSDSDTEDRPNRHLSDSENEDALNHRASDSENGEPHRDHSSDFENEESHKQPASDSESEELHKQPASDSESEELHKQPASDSESEELHKQPASDSESEDISRHKQEIESEDSDGEERKEEVQNDSHHSDNEHVREGFQGSDSEEEAPKRRKISDSDEEEKEEEKTVKRKTAILSDSEDDSEKTPAKKVRILSDVEESDSDAASVKSDKRKKSIVSDSEEEEEEERKENAGKKKEEKDLFGSDSESGNEQENLIADIFGESGDEEEEEFTGFNQEDLEEEKGDVDMKETADDSDSDDNIKRGKHMDFMSDFDMMLQRKKSMSGKRRRNRDGGTFISDADDVVSAMIVKMNEAAEEDRQLNTQKKPALKKLTLLPTVVMHLKKQDLKETFIDSGVMSAIKEWLSPLPDRSLPALKIREELLKILQELPSVSQETLKHSGIGRAVMYLYKHPKESRPNKDMAGKLINEWSRPIFGLTSNYKGMTREEREQRDLEQMPQRRRLSSSGGQTPRRDLEKVLTGEEKALRPGDPGFCARARVPMPSNKDYVVRPKWNVEMESSRFQGTSKKGVSRLDKQMRKFTDIRKKSRSAHAVKISIEGNKMPL is encoded by the exons ATGGAGGGCGAGTACTACGGCGGGGACCAGTCAG ATGATGGTGGAGCTACTCCAGTGCAAGATGAACGAGATTCAGGATCTGATGTTGAAGATGAAGGAAACGAACAGCACTCTGGGTCTGAGAATGGAAGTGTAGGGCACCATTCAGAG aatgAACACAGTGATGGAGAAGATGACGGGCAAATGGGAGAGCCTCATATGACAgactctgaaaatgaagatatcCCAAGGCAAAAAGACAGTGACTCAGATAACGAGGAGCCTCCAAATCACAATGTAAGTGATTCGGACAATGAAGCAGCTCATGGAGGCAAAGACAGTGATTCTGATACTGAGGACCGACCAAATCGGCATTTAAGTgactctgaaaatgaagatgccTTAAATCATCGAGCAAGTGACTCTGAAAATGGAGAACCTCACAGGGATCACAGTagtgattttgaaaatgaagaatcGCACAAGCAGCCAGCCAGCGACTCGGAGAGCGAGGAGCTCCACAAGCAGCCAGCCAGCGACTCGGAGAGCGAGGAGCTCCACAAGCAGCCAGCCAGCGACTCGGAGAGCGAGGAGCTCCACAAGCAGCCAGCCAGCGACTCGGAGAGCGAGGACATTTCCAGACACAAACAAGAAATAGAGTCTGAGGATagtgatggggaggagaggaaggaggaggtgcAGAATGATTCTCATCATTCAGATAATGAACATGTAAGGGAAGGTTTTCAGGGCTCTGACAGTGAAGAGGAAGCTCCTAAGAGACGAAAAATATCAGATAGtgatgaagaagagaaagaggaggagaagacagtgaagaggaaaacagcTATCCTTTCTGACAGTGAGGATGACAGTGAGAAAACAC CTGCAAAAAAAGTACGAATCCTTTCTGATGTTGAAGAATCAGATAGTGATGCTGCTTCAGTGAAATctgacaaaaggaagaaaagtattGTATCAGAtagtgaggaagaagaagaagaggaaagaaaagagaatgctgggaagaaaaaagaagagaaagatcTGTTTGGCAGTGACAGTGAATCTGGGAATGAGCAAGA GAACCTGATTGCAGATATATTTGGAGAATCTGGtgatgaggaagaagaggaatttACA GGTTTTAACCAGGAAGAtctggaggaagagaagggggaTGTAGACATGAAGGAGACAGCAGATGACTCGGACTCTGATGATAACATCAAAAGAGGGAAGCA TATGGACTTCATGTCAGATTTTGACATGATGCTGCAACGAAAGAAGAGTATGAGTGGCAAGCGTAGACGAAACCGTGATGGTGGAACTTTTATTAGCGATGCAGATGATGTGGTCAGTGCTATGATTGTGAAGATGAATGAAGCTGCTGAG GAGGATCGACAGCTGAATACACAAAAGAAACCAGCACTAAAGAAATTAACTTTGTTACCAACTGTAGTTATGCATCTTAAAAA GCAGGACCTCAAAGAAACTTTCATCGATAGTGGTGTTATGTCTGCCATCAAAGAGTggctttctcctcttccagacCGAAGTCTGCCAGCACTAAAGATACGAGAGGAACTTCTGAAGATCCTGCAAGAG TTGCCCAGTGTGAGCCAGGAGACGCTGAAGCACAGTGGCATTGGGCGAGCTGTGATGTACCTCTACAAACACCCCAAAGAGTCGAGACCTAACAAGGATATGGCAGGGAAGCTAATCA atgaaTGGTCTCGACCAATCTTTGGCCTTACCTCAAACTACAAAGGCATGACAAGAGAAGAGAGGGAACAGAGAGATTTGGAACAGATGCCTCAGCGAAGGAGACTGAGCAG ctctGGCGGTCAGACTCCCCGCAGGGACCTGGAGAAAGTGTTAACTGGAGAGGAAAA GGCTCTTAGACCTGGAGACCCCGGGTTCTGTGCCCGTGCGAGGGTGCCGATGCCCTCCAACAAGGACTATGTGGTCAGGCCAAAGTGGAATGTGGAGATGGAGTCCTCCAGG ttccagGGGACCTCTAAGAAAGGCGTGAGTCGACTGGACAAACAGATGCGGAAGTTCAcagatatcaggaaaaaaagcagatcgGCCCACGCAGTGAAAATCAGCATTGAGGGCAATAAGATGCCATTGTGA
- the IWS1 gene encoding protein IWS1 homolog isoform X4, producing the protein MGEPHMTDSENEDIPRQKDSDSDNEEPPNHNVSDSDNEAAHGGKDSDSDTEDRPNRHLSDSENEDALNHRASDSENGEPHRDHSSDFENEESHKQPASDSESEELHKQPASDSESEELHKQPASDSESEELHKQPASDSESEDISRHKQEIESEDSDGEERKEEVQNDSHHSDNEHVREGFQGSDSEEEAPKRRKISDSDEEEKEEEKTVKRKTAILSDSEDDSEKTPAKKVRILSDVEESDSDAASVKSDKRKKSIVSDSEEEEEEERKENAGKKKEEKDLFGSDSESGNEQENLIADIFGESGDEEEEEFTGFNQEDLEEEKGDVDMKETADDSDSDDNIKRGKHMDFMSDFDMMLQRKKSMSGKRRRNRDGGTFISDADDVVSAMIVKMNEAAEEDRQLNTQKKPALKKLTLLPTVVMHLKKQDLKETFIDSGVMSAIKEWLSPLPDRSLPALKIREELLKILQELPSVSQETLKHSGIGRAVMYLYKHPKESRPNKDMAGKLINEWSRPIFGLTSNYKGMTREEREQRDLEQMPQRRRLSSSGGQTPRRDLEKVLTGEEKALRPGDPGFCARARVPMPSNKDYVVRPKWNVEMESSRFQGTSKKGVSRLDKQMRKFTDIRKKSRSAHAVKISIEGNKMPL; encoded by the exons ATGGGAGAGCCTCATATGACAgactctgaaaatgaagatatcCCAAGGCAAAAAGACAGTGACTCAGATAACGAGGAGCCTCCAAATCACAATGTAAGTGATTCGGACAATGAAGCAGCTCATGGAGGCAAAGACAGTGATTCTGATACTGAGGACCGACCAAATCGGCATTTAAGTgactctgaaaatgaagatgccTTAAATCATCGAGCAAGTGACTCTGAAAATGGAGAACCTCACAGGGATCACAGTagtgattttgaaaatgaagaatcGCACAAGCAGCCAGCCAGCGACTCGGAGAGCGAGGAGCTCCACAAGCAGCCAGCCAGCGACTCGGAGAGCGAGGAGCTCCACAAGCAGCCAGCCAGCGACTCGGAGAGCGAGGAGCTCCACAAGCAGCCAGCCAGCGACTCGGAGAGCGAGGACATTTCCAGACACAAACAAGAAATAGAGTCTGAGGATagtgatggggaggagaggaaggaggaggtgcAGAATGATTCTCATCATTCAGATAATGAACATGTAAGGGAAGGTTTTCAGGGCTCTGACAGTGAAGAGGAAGCTCCTAAGAGACGAAAAATATCAGATAGtgatgaagaagagaaagaggaggagaagacagtgaagaggaaaacagcTATCCTTTCTGACAGTGAGGATGACAGTGAGAAAACAC CTGCAAAAAAAGTACGAATCCTTTCTGATGTTGAAGAATCAGATAGTGATGCTGCTTCAGTGAAATctgacaaaaggaagaaaagtattGTATCAGAtagtgaggaagaagaagaagaggaaagaaaagagaatgctgggaagaaaaaagaagagaaagatcTGTTTGGCAGTGACAGTGAATCTGGGAATGAGCAAGA GAACCTGATTGCAGATATATTTGGAGAATCTGGtgatgaggaagaagaggaatttACA GGTTTTAACCAGGAAGAtctggaggaagagaagggggaTGTAGACATGAAGGAGACAGCAGATGACTCGGACTCTGATGATAACATCAAAAGAGGGAAGCA TATGGACTTCATGTCAGATTTTGACATGATGCTGCAACGAAAGAAGAGTATGAGTGGCAAGCGTAGACGAAACCGTGATGGTGGAACTTTTATTAGCGATGCAGATGATGTGGTCAGTGCTATGATTGTGAAGATGAATGAAGCTGCTGAG GAGGATCGACAGCTGAATACACAAAAGAAACCAGCACTAAAGAAATTAACTTTGTTACCAACTGTAGTTATGCATCTTAAAAA GCAGGACCTCAAAGAAACTTTCATCGATAGTGGTGTTATGTCTGCCATCAAAGAGTggctttctcctcttccagacCGAAGTCTGCCAGCACTAAAGATACGAGAGGAACTTCTGAAGATCCTGCAAGAG TTGCCCAGTGTGAGCCAGGAGACGCTGAAGCACAGTGGCATTGGGCGAGCTGTGATGTACCTCTACAAACACCCCAAAGAGTCGAGACCTAACAAGGATATGGCAGGGAAGCTAATCA atgaaTGGTCTCGACCAATCTTTGGCCTTACCTCAAACTACAAAGGCATGACAAGAGAAGAGAGGGAACAGAGAGATTTGGAACAGATGCCTCAGCGAAGGAGACTGAGCAG ctctGGCGGTCAGACTCCCCGCAGGGACCTGGAGAAAGTGTTAACTGGAGAGGAAAA GGCTCTTAGACCTGGAGACCCCGGGTTCTGTGCCCGTGCGAGGGTGCCGATGCCCTCCAACAAGGACTATGTGGTCAGGCCAAAGTGGAATGTGGAGATGGAGTCCTCCAGG ttccagGGGACCTCTAAGAAAGGCGTGAGTCGACTGGACAAACAGATGCGGAAGTTCAcagatatcaggaaaaaaagcagatcgGCCCACGCAGTGAAAATCAGCATTGAGGGCAATAAGATGCCATTGTGA
- the IWS1 gene encoding protein IWS1 homolog isoform X2 has translation MEGEYYGGDQSDDGGATPVQDERDSGSDVEDEGNEQHSGSENGSVGHHSENEHSDGEDDGQMGEPHMTDSENEDIPRQKDSDSDNEEPPNHNVSDSDNEAAHGGKDSDSDTEDRPNRHLSDSENEDALNHRASDSENGEPHRDHSSDFENEESHKQPASDSESEELHKQPASDSESEELHKQPASDSESEELHKQPASDSESEDISRHKQEIESEDSDGEERKEEVQNDSHHSDNEHVREGFQGSDSEEEAPKRRKISDSDEEEKEEEKTVKRKTAILSDSEDDSEKTPAKKVRILSDVEESDSDAASVKSDKRKKSIVSDSEEEEEEERKENAGKKKEEKDLFGSDSESGNEQENLIADIFGESGDEEEEEFTGFNQEDLEEEKGDVDMKETADDSDSDDNIKRGKHMDFMSDFDMMLQRKKSMSGKRRRNRDGGTFISDADDVVSAMIVKMNEAAEEDRQLNTQKKPALKKLTLLPTVVMHLKKQDLKETFIDSGVMSAIKEWLSPLPDRSLPALKIREELLKILQELPSVSQETLKHSGIGRAVMYLYKHPKESRPNKDMAGKLINEWSRPIFGLTSNYKGMTREEREQRDLEQMPQRRRLSSSGGQTPRRDLEKVLTGEEKALRPGDPGFCARARVPMPSNKDYVVRPKWNVEMESSRPGTIKRGISRLEKHKRRFAEQKRLSKVHRAIKFSIEGNRMPL, from the exons ATGGAGGGCGAGTACTACGGCGGGGACCAGTCAG ATGATGGTGGAGCTACTCCAGTGCAAGATGAACGAGATTCAGGATCTGATGTTGAAGATGAAGGAAACGAACAGCACTCTGGGTCTGAGAATGGAAGTGTAGGGCACCATTCAGAG aatgAACACAGTGATGGAGAAGATGACGGGCAAATGGGAGAGCCTCATATGACAgactctgaaaatgaagatatcCCAAGGCAAAAAGACAGTGACTCAGATAACGAGGAGCCTCCAAATCACAATGTAAGTGATTCGGACAATGAAGCAGCTCATGGAGGCAAAGACAGTGATTCTGATACTGAGGACCGACCAAATCGGCATTTAAGTgactctgaaaatgaagatgccTTAAATCATCGAGCAAGTGACTCTGAAAATGGAGAACCTCACAGGGATCACAGTagtgattttgaaaatgaagaatcGCACAAGCAGCCAGCCAGCGACTCGGAGAGCGAGGAGCTCCACAAGCAGCCAGCCAGCGACTCGGAGAGCGAGGAGCTCCACAAGCAGCCAGCCAGCGACTCGGAGAGCGAGGAGCTCCACAAGCAGCCAGCCAGCGACTCGGAGAGCGAGGACATTTCCAGACACAAACAAGAAATAGAGTCTGAGGATagtgatggggaggagaggaaggaggaggtgcAGAATGATTCTCATCATTCAGATAATGAACATGTAAGGGAAGGTTTTCAGGGCTCTGACAGTGAAGAGGAAGCTCCTAAGAGACGAAAAATATCAGATAGtgatgaagaagagaaagaggaggagaagacagtgaagaggaaaacagcTATCCTTTCTGACAGTGAGGATGACAGTGAGAAAACAC CTGCAAAAAAAGTACGAATCCTTTCTGATGTTGAAGAATCAGATAGTGATGCTGCTTCAGTGAAATctgacaaaaggaagaaaagtattGTATCAGAtagtgaggaagaagaagaagaggaaagaaaagagaatgctgggaagaaaaaagaagagaaagatcTGTTTGGCAGTGACAGTGAATCTGGGAATGAGCAAGA GAACCTGATTGCAGATATATTTGGAGAATCTGGtgatgaggaagaagaggaatttACA GGTTTTAACCAGGAAGAtctggaggaagagaagggggaTGTAGACATGAAGGAGACAGCAGATGACTCGGACTCTGATGATAACATCAAAAGAGGGAAGCA TATGGACTTCATGTCAGATTTTGACATGATGCTGCAACGAAAGAAGAGTATGAGTGGCAAGCGTAGACGAAACCGTGATGGTGGAACTTTTATTAGCGATGCAGATGATGTGGTCAGTGCTATGATTGTGAAGATGAATGAAGCTGCTGAG GAGGATCGACAGCTGAATACACAAAAGAAACCAGCACTAAAGAAATTAACTTTGTTACCAACTGTAGTTATGCATCTTAAAAA GCAGGACCTCAAAGAAACTTTCATCGATAGTGGTGTTATGTCTGCCATCAAAGAGTggctttctcctcttccagacCGAAGTCTGCCAGCACTAAAGATACGAGAGGAACTTCTGAAGATCCTGCAAGAG TTGCCCAGTGTGAGCCAGGAGACGCTGAAGCACAGTGGCATTGGGCGAGCTGTGATGTACCTCTACAAACACCCCAAAGAGTCGAGACCTAACAAGGATATGGCAGGGAAGCTAATCA atgaaTGGTCTCGACCAATCTTTGGCCTTACCTCAAACTACAAAGGCATGACAAGAGAAGAGAGGGAACAGAGAGATTTGGAACAGATGCCTCAGCGAAGGAGACTGAGCAG ctctGGCGGTCAGACTCCCCGCAGGGACCTGGAGAAAGTGTTAACTGGAGAGGAAAA GGCTCTTAGACCTGGAGACCCCGGGTTCTGTGCCCGTGCGAGGGTGCCGATGCCCTCCAACAAGGACTATGTGGTCAGGCCAAAGTGGAATGTGGAGATGGAGTCCTCCAGG CCCGGGACTATTAAGAGAGGTATTAGTCGCTTGGAAAAACACAAGAGACGGTTTGCTGAACAGAAACGACTCAGCAAAGTGCATCGGGCCATCAAGTTCAGCATTGAAGGCAACAGGATGCCCCTGTAG